GTACTTGGAGTAAACAAAATTGATAATCCAAGTATGAGAGATGACATCTTTGACTTTTATTCTTTAGGATTCGGAGAGCCTTATCCAATTTCAGGGTCTCATGGGATTGGTTTAGGAGATTTATTAGACGAAGTAGTGAAGCATTTCGATGTCCGTGATGAAAAAGAATATGATGACGAAATCATTAAATTTTCGTTAATAGGCCGACCGAATGTTGGAAAATCTTCATTAGTTAACGCTATTTTAGGTGAAGAACGCGTGATTGTCAGCGATGTTGCTGGTACAACAAGAGATGCTATTGATACGACGTTTAAATACAATCAACAAGAATTTGTCATTATCGATACGGCAGGAATGAGAAAAAAAGGGAAAGTATACGAAACAACAGAAAAATATAGTGTATTACGTGCGTTAAAAGCGATTGAACGATCAGATGTCGTTTTAGTCGTAATCAATGGTGAGGAAGGGATTATTGAGCAGGACAAGCGAATTGCGGGGTACGCTCATGAAGCAGGTAAAGCGGTTGTTATTGTTGTGAACAAATGGGACGTAGTAGAAAAAGATGACAAGACAATGAAGCAGTTTGAGCAGAAAATTCGCGACCATTTCTTATTCTTAGATTATGCCCCAATCGTCTTTTTATCAGCAAAAACGAAACAGCGTTTGCACACATTAATGCCGAACATTATTGAAGCAAGTGAAAACCATGCTCGTCGAATTCAAACAAACGTATTGAACGATGTTATTATGGACGCTGTCGCAATGAATCCTACACCAACAGACAAAGGGACAAGACTAAAAATTTATTATGCTACACAAGTTGCGGTGAAGCCACCGACATTCGTTATTTTCGTTAACGATCCTGAATTGTTACACTTCTCTTATGAGCGCTTTTTAGAGAACCGAATTCGAGATGCCTTCGGATTTGAAGGGACTCCAATTCGAATCATCGCTCGTGCAAGAAAATAATCGATGTGCGTGAAATCGTCATGTAGATAAGATGTGGAGTAGTAGTAGGAAATCTACTCTACTCTTTTTTATCAGGTATTGATTCCACTTCCCTTCTTCATGATAGATAAGTGAAAGGTGAAAGGATAAAGATGCTTTCCAAATGCATTAAGCATCCGCAAAGAAAGGGTGAGCGTATTGAAGGAAAAAGTTACGGTTTTAGGTGCAGGGAGTTGGGGAACTGCCCTTGCAGTGGTTTTAAGTGACAATGGTCACCATGTGCAGTTGTGGGGACACAGAAAAGAACATATTGAAGAAATGGAACAAAAGCGCGTAAATGAAAAATATTTACCTGACGTAAAGCTAGCCGCTAATATTTCATTAACTTATAAGTTAGAAGAGGCGGTTAAAGATGCTGAAACAATCGTTTTAGCTGTGCCGACAAAAGCGATGAGAGACGTTTTAGGACAATTGAATTCCATCCTTTCAAAACCTGCATTGTTCGTTCATGTAAGTAAAGGAATAGAACCGGATTCATTAAAGAGGATTACGGAAATTATCGAAGAAGAAATACCACAAACGAAACGGAAGGATGTTGTCGTACTATCTGGACCGAGTCATGCAGAAGAGGTTAGCTTGCGACACCCGACAACTGTTACCTCCTCAAGTGAAAACATGCAAGCGGCCGAATACGTACAAGACTTATTTATTAATCAATATTTTCGCGTGTATACAAACCCTGATGTTGTAGGGGTGGAAATTGGCGGTGCATTAAAAAATATTATTGCTTTGGCAGCGGGTATTAGTGATGGCCTAGGTTTTGGAGATAATGCAAAAGCTGCCCTTATTACGAGAGGGTTAGCTGAAATCGCACGACTAGGAAGTAAAATGGGAGCAAATCCGTTAACGTTCTCCGGCCTTACAGGTATTGGGGATTTAATTGTAACGTGTACAAGTGTACATTCTCGTAATTGGCGAGCGGGAAATATGCTTGGAAAAGGGAAGACACTTGATGAGGTGCTGGATTCGATGGGAATGGTCGTAGAAGGAGTCCGGACAACGAAAGCAGCCTATCAACTTGCAGAAAAATATAACGTTAAAATGCCAATCACTCGTGCTTTATACGATGTCTTATTTAACGGACAAAATGCGAAGGAAGCGGTAGAATCGCTCATGGCTCGTGTAAAAACGCATGAAATGGAAGATTTGGTTAACATCATGGAATCACGATCTTGTGAAGATGAAAAGTAATTCGAAAAGGTAAATACGGCTGATCATGATTCAATCTTTTAGATGGTGGATAAACGCTACTGTTTAAAGCTTCATTCCGAGCGGTGAGTAAAAAGAAGTTTCTCACATTAAATGAAGAGTATATGGCGATTGTCACCTTTCTATGAGGATTGAGGCATGTATCAGTCTTTTCATGTACACAGAATAAATGGTATTGAATAAGGAGCAAAGGATGAGGGTTTAAGTGCCCCAATGATTTTGTAATTTGTTCTTCATTCATTGAACTGATTCATTTGTATGATATAATGTTTTTCGTAAAAAGGAGGGAAAAGAATGACACCTGCTTTAATGAAAATGTGGATTGCCCTTGCGTCAATGGGCTTTATGTTTATTTCCGTTTTTTCAATTTATTTGAGTAGATTTAAATTAAAGGGATTTTGGCGCATATTATTTTCAATCATTGCCTACATATTTATGATTTTAGCTGGAATCATTATCTTTTTTGTTGTATTTTCTGGACCAGTAAATGAATAACAAAGGAAGAGTAAAATGAGAAAACGACTATTCATTGTATTACCATTGTTACTTTTAGTGTTTTTAAGTGGTTGTTTATATCCAGAAGAAAAGCTTTCAAAAAATTCTGTACCTTATGAAACACAAATCACTTCTGTTCAAACAGCAGTTGATCGTTTTCAAGAAGATCAAAACGGACTATTGCCGATTAAGACGAGAGATATGGAGACTCCTATTTATCAAAAATACCCGGTTGATTTTAATCAGTTAATACCTCAATACATGTCAGAGCCTCCTGGAACAGCATTTGAAAATGGGGGAGTTTACTTATATGTGTTAGTAAATGTAGAGAATGACCCTACAGTAAAATTAATAGACTTAAGATTGGCAGAAGAAATAAGAGATATTAATATCCGGTTAAATGTATATCGCCAATCAAACGGATACCCACCATTTAAAGAGGAAATTACACGTGGTGTTTATACGTTAGATTTTGAAAAGCTTGGCTATAAGGAACCGCCTCAAGTTTTAAGTCCTTTTTCAAATGAATATTTACCATTCGTGATTGATAGTAATGGAGAAGTTTTCGTGGATTACTCATTAGACTTATATCAAGCATTAAAGAAGGAAGATGTAAATGTAAAAGCTGGTGAGGATATCCGGTATTTACTTGTTGAATCCTCTCCATTTGTACCAGCTTTTTCACTTCCGTATACTGTGGATGATCAATACGAGCCTATCTTTTTTATAAATTAAAGTCATGAACCTTTCTCTTGATTCATACATGTTAAGAGAAAGGTTTATTTTTTTATCTTTCTTTCATAAAGGGCCTGTTCAAAACGATGGTTGATTGGAGTGGATTTTGCAACGAAGAAGGGAACGGAGAACGTAAATGAATACTGTCTATTGAACATCGCAGAATATGTGAAACGAGAAGAAGGGAGCAAACCAAAAAATCAACATTAGTTGAACAGTTCCAAAAATTAATCTCGTATGTATGAGGATGGAGGGAATCATTTATTCTTAATTAAATGAAATTTTATGGCTTTAGTCATAAACTAGTCGGACAACATCATAAACATATATTGTCTACAAGCGATTTATCTTAACATAATTCATCCAATGACTAATGAGTCGGGAGGGGATCACTTGGAAAAGGTAGATATTTTCAAAGATATCGCGGAACGAACAGGCGGTGACATTTATCTAGGAGTGGTAGGGGCTGTTCGAACAGGAAAGTCCACATTTATTAAGAAATTTATGGAATTAGTTGTTCTCCCCAACATTGAAAATCAGTCAGATAAAGCTCGAGCACAAGATGAGCTCCCGCAGAGTGCTGCAGGTAGAACAATCATGACGACGGAGCCGAAATTTGTCCCTAATCAAGCAGTCACGGTACATGTAGATGAGGGGCTTGATGTCAATATACGTATGGTAGACTGTGTTGGCTATACTGTTCCAGGAGCAAAAGGATATGAAGATGAAAATGGACCGAGAATGATTAATACCCCATGGTATGAAGAACCGATTCCGTTTCATGAAGCAGCTGAAATTGGAACGAGAAAAGTGATTCAAGAGCATTCTACAATTGGTGTTGTGATAACAACAGATGGATCAATTGGAGAAATACCTCGATCAGATTATATTGAAGCTGAGGAAAGAGTGATTGATGAGTTAAAAGAAGTCGGTAAGCCGTTCATCATGATCGTAAACTCCGTTCATCCACACCATCCAGAAACAGAACGACTAAGAAGAGAATTAAATGAAAAATATGATATCCCCGTGCTTTGTATGAGTGTTGAAAGTATGAGAGAGAGCGATGTCATAAGCGTGTTAAGAGAAGCATTGTTTGAATTTCCAGTGCTTGAGGTAAATGTTAATCTACCAAGCTGGGTCATGGTGTTGCGTGAAGATCACTGGTTAAGGGAGTCTTATCAAGATACGGTGAAAGATACGGTAAAAGATATTAAGAGATTAAGAGATGTTAATCTAGTCGTAGACCATTTTAGTGAGTATGAATTCATTGAACGTGCTGGTTTGGCAGGCATTGAGATGGGGCAAGGAATAGCTGAGATTGATTTATATGCACCAGATGATCTATATGATCAAATATTAAAAGAGGTTGTCGGGGTTGAAATTCGTGGGAAAGATCATTTATTGCAGTTAATGCAAGATTTCGCACATGCTAAATCAGAATATGACCAAGTTGCAGATGCTCTAAAAATGGTGAAGCAAACGGGGTATGGGATTGCAGCACCTGCTCTGACAGATATGAGTTTAGATGAACCTGAAATTATCCGTCAAGGCTCACGGTTTGGAGTTCGATTAAAGGCTGTGGCACCATCTATTCATATGATTAAAGTAGATGTTGAAAGCGAGTTTTCACCGATTATCGGAACTGAAAAGCAAAGTGAAGAACTCGTAAGATATTTAATGCAAGATTTTGAAGATGATCCATTATCCATTTGGAATTCAGATATTTTTGGTAGAAGCTTAAGCTCCATCGTTCGCGAAGGGATTCAAGCAAAGCTGTCGTTAATGCCTGAAAATGCAAGGTATAAGCTGAAAGAAACACTTGAACGAATCATAAATGAAGGTTCAGGTGGACTTATCGCTATTATACTTTAACGATGTAGACCTCTTAAAAGGGGTCTTTTTTCTTTGGTTCGTTTCTAACAGATTGTTGTTTTATTGTGTTTAAAATACATTGTTGAGTATCGTTTTCCTATCGTAATGGAGCGACTTGACTCGTGGGATGTAGGGGGAAAGGGAAAATGTTTTATCTAAATAGAATGAAAAATGTTGAATTCTCAATGGTTTGTCGCTTAAATAGTCTTGAAACTTAAATAGGTGTTATGGTAATCTTTTATCAGAAAATCTTCTCTTTATTGGTCGTATATTCCTAGAAAGCCAATTCTTTTAAGAAAAATCATTGCAATCTACGTTTGAATCGATTAATATAAGCGTGTCAACACCTTGTTTATCAGGTAATGAGGTATAGAATATAAGAAAAATGTGAAGAAATGAATATAACAAGCCTTTTTGGGGCACTCCTTGGGAGGAGGTGAAAGAAATGAACAAGACAGAATTAATCAACCAAGTAGCTGAAATGAGCGAGTTATCTAAAAAAGATGCAACAAAAGCTGTTGATGCAGTTTTTGATACAATTTTAGAAGCTTTAAAAAACGGTGATAAAGTACAACTTATCGGTTTCGGTAACTTTGAAGTACGTGAGCGTGCAGCTCGTAAAGGTCGTAACCCACAAACAGGTGAAGAAATCGAAATCCCAGCTAGCAAAGTACCTGCATTCAAACCAGGTAAAGCTCTTAAAGACGCTGTTGCTGGAAAATAATTGTGTATGTGAAGATTTCTCATACATAAAACATCATTTCTTCACATTAAAGCCCCTTAATAGGGGCTTTTTCTATGAGGTAAAAAATGATTGGTATCGAGATGGACTACCTAATGAGTATTCGTATGATCCTTTTCGCTCCTCGATTAAGGTAGATATATAAAGGGTGTTATTCACTTCGCTTACTATATTTTGCTTTTACTTCATAAATTATGCTAGAATCGGGTTACATACGGAAAAGATGCAGGAGGAAAGCTGACATGGGAAATGTAAATAGAGAACAAATTGAACATGCTGTCCGATTAATTTTAGAAGCTATTGGGGAAGATCCAAACCGCGAAGGTCTACTCGACACACCGAAACGTGTAGCAAAAATGTATGAGGAAGTATTTGAAGGACTTAATCAAGACCCTAAAGAATATTTCAGTACTGTATTTGGAGAAGATCACGAAGAGTTAGTTTTAGTTAAAGATATCCCGTTCTATTCAATGTGTGAACATCACTTAGTACCGTTTTACGGAAAAGCTCATGTTGCATACATTCCAAAAGGTGGGAAAGTTACAGGGCTTAGTAAATTAGCACGAGCTGTTGAAGCAGTGGCGAAAAGACCTCAGTTACAAGAGCGTATAACTTCCACGATTGCAGATAGTATTGTTGAAACACTTGACCCACATGGCGTTATGGTTGTAGTCGAGGCAGAGCATATGTGCATGACGATGAGAGGAGTTAAAAAGCCTGGTTCAAAAACGGTCACTTCAGCAGTTAGAGGGTGCTTCTTAAACGATGAAGCGGCTAGAAGTGAAGTGCTGTCATTAATTAAATATTAAACCTGGAAGGTGAACAACGTGAATTCAGCAGGAAATGATTACGTGATTATTAAAGCAGTGGAAGATGGGGTAAACGTCATTGGATTAACGCGTGGTTCTGATACGCGCTTTCATCATTCGGAAAAGCTTGATAAAGGAGAAGTTATGATTGCCCAGTTTACTGAACACACGTCAGCGATTAAAGTACGTGGTAAAGCTTTAATACAGACAAGTCATGGAGAAATAGAGAGTGATTCACGAAAATAAGCAGGGTATCCTGCTTCTTTTATTTAATAAATGAAGAATAGTCTAATGAATGGTTGATTTATGTTATAATATAATTTGTTTATACTAAAAATGTGGATAAAAATGTATGCGACATGTTTACGGAAAGGGACAAGGGTGATTGGATTGATGGAATTGAAAAAAACAATAGCATCCATTAAGGAAGCAATTGAAAACAAACTTTCACATCCGTTTTTAGCAAGGTATGTTGTAAAGCCTTTTATCGATGAAGATAAATTGCTTTTGTTTTATACATTGTTTAAGGAAGCGGATATACCGGAGAGCGAAATTCACGAGTATTGCACAACGGCAATGCTAGTCCAAATAGCCCTTGATACCCATGACTTAGTAGGCAACGATAAATGTAATGAACGAGAAAAATTTGTCGAAAGACAGCTGACTGTTTTAGCCGGAGACTATTTTAGCGGTTTGTATTATGCTATATTAGCTGATTTAAAAGATGTCAAAATGATTCAAGTATTAGCAAATGCCATTAAGGAGATTAACGAAAGTAAAATTCAACTTTATCATTCCACTCACTCACTTGAGGAGCAGTTGGAGTGTTTGAAGAAAATTGAAGGTGCATTATCCTTCCAATTAGGTGTTCATATGAACCAATCCTCATTTGCCTCATTTGCTTGTCATTATTTAACTTATAAACGAATATGTGAGGAAGCTGATCGTTTGAATGAAGGAGACTCATCAATATTTATTGAAAGTTTAAAAAGAACGAAATACAACGAGCAACAAATGAAATCAAAATTATTCGATGTAAGTCAAAAATGGTATGAACAAGTTATAGCGTTTTTAAATTCAAATCGTGTTCATTCTCAAGCATTAATCGATTACTTATATGACCGCATTCATACGATGCAATACTCGCATCAACATATGCTAAACAAAATGGTGGAAGAAGGGTAAAGGATGGCTTCAAAAGAAGAACGAGTACATAAGGTGTTTGAAAAAATCTATCAAAATTATGATCAAATGAATTCAGTCATTAGTTTTCGGAGGCATATTGCTTGGCGAAAAGAAACGATGAAGCGAATGAATGTACCAAAAGGGGCAACTTGCCTAGATGTTTGCTGCGGTACAGCGGATTGGACCATATCGTTAGGTCATGCTGTCGGGGATACAGGAAAAGTAATTGGCTTAGATTTTAGCCAAAACATGTTAAGTATCGGGG
The Bacillus kexueae DNA segment above includes these coding regions:
- the folE gene encoding GTP cyclohydrolase I FolE; translated protein: MGNVNREQIEHAVRLILEAIGEDPNREGLLDTPKRVAKMYEEVFEGLNQDPKEYFSTVFGEDHEELVLVKDIPFYSMCEHHLVPFYGKAHVAYIPKGGKVTGLSKLARAVEAVAKRPQLQERITSTIADSIVETLDPHGVMVVVEAEHMCMTMRGVKKPGSKTVTSAVRGCFLNDEAARSEVLSLIKY
- the der gene encoding ribosome biogenesis GTPase Der, with amino-acid sequence MPKHVVAIVGRPNVGKSTIFNRIVGDRVSIVEDIPGVTRDRIYSRAEWLTHQFNIIDTGGIEIGDAPFLAQIRHQAELAIEEADVILFIVNGREGLTPADEEVAKILYRSNKPVVLGVNKIDNPSMRDDIFDFYSLGFGEPYPISGSHGIGLGDLLDEVVKHFDVRDEKEYDDEIIKFSLIGRPNVGKSSLVNAILGEERVIVSDVAGTTRDAIDTTFKYNQQEFVIIDTAGMRKKGKVYETTEKYSVLRALKAIERSDVVLVVINGEEGIIEQDKRIAGYAHEAGKAVVIVVNKWDVVEKDDKTMKQFEQKIRDHFLFLDYAPIVFLSAKTKQRLHTLMPNIIEASENHARRIQTNVLNDVIMDAVAMNPTPTDKGTRLKIYYATQVAVKPPTFVIFVNDPELLHFSYERFLENRIRDAFGFEGTPIRIIARARK
- a CDS encoding DUF2768 domain-containing protein — protein: MTPALMKMWIALASMGFMFISVFSIYLSRFKLKGFWRILFSIIAYIFMILAGIIIFFVVFSGPVNE
- a CDS encoding HU family DNA-binding protein; translated protein: MNKTELINQVAEMSELSKKDATKAVDAVFDTILEALKNGDKVQLIGFGNFEVRERAARKGRNPQTGEEIEIPASKVPAFKPGKALKDAVAGK
- a CDS encoding heptaprenyl diphosphate synthase component 1 — encoded protein: MELKKTIASIKEAIENKLSHPFLARYVVKPFIDEDKLLLFYTLFKEADIPESEIHEYCTTAMLVQIALDTHDLVGNDKCNEREKFVERQLTVLAGDYFSGLYYAILADLKDVKMIQVLANAIKEINESKIQLYHSTHSLEEQLECLKKIEGALSFQLGVHMNQSSFASFACHYLTYKRICEEADRLNEGDSSIFIESLKRTKYNEQQMKSKLFDVSQKWYEQVIAFLNSNRVHSQALIDYLYDRIHTMQYSHQHMLNKMVEEG
- the mtrB gene encoding trp RNA-binding attenuation protein MtrB, which codes for MNSAGNDYVIIKAVEDGVNVIGLTRGSDTRFHHSEKLDKGEVMIAQFTEHTSAIKVRGKALIQTSHGEIESDSRK
- a CDS encoding NAD(P)H-dependent glycerol-3-phosphate dehydrogenase, giving the protein MKEKVTVLGAGSWGTALAVVLSDNGHHVQLWGHRKEHIEEMEQKRVNEKYLPDVKLAANISLTYKLEEAVKDAETIVLAVPTKAMRDVLGQLNSILSKPALFVHVSKGIEPDSLKRITEIIEEEIPQTKRKDVVVLSGPSHAEEVSLRHPTTVTSSSENMQAAEYVQDLFINQYFRVYTNPDVVGVEIGGALKNIIALAAGISDGLGFGDNAKAALITRGLAEIARLGSKMGANPLTFSGLTGIGDLIVTCTSVHSRNWRAGNMLGKGKTLDEVLDSMGMVVEGVRTTKAAYQLAEKYNVKMPITRALYDVLFNGQNAKEAVESLMARVKTHEMEDLVNIMESRSCEDEK
- the spoIVA gene encoding stage IV sporulation protein A is translated as MEKVDIFKDIAERTGGDIYLGVVGAVRTGKSTFIKKFMELVVLPNIENQSDKARAQDELPQSAAGRTIMTTEPKFVPNQAVTVHVDEGLDVNIRMVDCVGYTVPGAKGYEDENGPRMINTPWYEEPIPFHEAAEIGTRKVIQEHSTIGVVITTDGSIGEIPRSDYIEAEERVIDELKEVGKPFIMIVNSVHPHHPETERLRRELNEKYDIPVLCMSVESMRESDVISVLREALFEFPVLEVNVNLPSWVMVLREDHWLRESYQDTVKDTVKDIKRLRDVNLVVDHFSEYEFIERAGLAGIEMGQGIAEIDLYAPDDLYDQILKEVVGVEIRGKDHLLQLMQDFAHAKSEYDQVADALKMVKQTGYGIAAPALTDMSLDEPEIIRQGSRFGVRLKAVAPSIHMIKVDVESEFSPIIGTEKQSEELVRYLMQDFEDDPLSIWNSDIFGRSLSSIVREGIQAKLSLMPENARYKLKETLERIINEGSGGLIAIIL